GTCGATAAAATGGATTGTTCGCACAATCATTTTACCACGAACGGGGGATTCCCTTATTTTTCCCCGGACAGGTGTGTCACATTGACGAATCCGTCGTCATTTGGCATGCCAAATGACGACGGAGACCCTCAGAAAAAGTTCCCGGGTCCACAAAGACGCGGCCTTCGAGACCTACATTCTACACGAGCTGACCTGTTGCCGAAACTATAACGGCCTCCCGGCGTTGTCCTTCTGGAAGTCCACATTTCAGTTGGAGGTCAATTTTCTCATCGGCGACCGGATCGCGATAGAGGTTAAAGCCAAAGCAAATGTGGGCCCCCATGACCTACGGTCACTTCACGCCATCAAGGAGGAAGGGCCGTTCCGCCGTTTCATTTGCGTCTCGCTTGACCCCCACCCGCGCCAGGTGGACGGCATTGAAATTCTCCCCCTGGCCCACTTCCTAAAAGCCCTTTGGTCTGGCGATTTCAGATGAAAACGGAAAATGGGGTCAAGTCTTGAATTTGCATTCATTTGGAAAGAGTTAAAAATTAAGACTTGACCCCTTTCTCCTTGACAAATGGTATTTACCATTTTATAATACCATTATGGCAAAAACAATTCCCATGGACCGCGCGGGGCGGATCGTTTTACCGAAACCGATTCGCGATCGGCTTTGCTTGCACGAGGGGGATCGTTTGGAATTGGAAAGTGAAGGCGATCAGATCACCCTTCGGATCCCGAAAGGGGCAACGCCGCTCTGCCGGGAACAGGGGGTATGGGTTTACCGTTCCGGAAAAAGAACCACGGAATCGATTCCGGATTTAGTGGATCGCTCACGAAATGAGCGACTGGGGATCATCGAGCCTTGAACCGCTTTTTTGATACGTCCGTTCTGGTCGCGACGTTTTGGGGAGACCACCCTCACCATGAGGCCAGCCTCCACGCTTTTGCCTCCACCACAAAATCGACAGGTGCGTGCGCTGCCCATTCATTGGCCGAAGTCTATGCCGTGTTAACCCGGCTTCCCGTCCGTCCCGTGGTCGCACCGGCAGACGCTCTTCTTTTCATTGAGGAAATCCAAAAACGCTTAACCGTCGTTCTCTTAAATGAAAGGGATTACGCTGAAACCATCAAACAAACTGTCGACCTCTCCCTGGCCGGTGGCCAGATCTACGACGCCCTCATCCTCCTCGCCGCTGAGAAAATCAAAGCCAAAACAATTCTCACCTGGAACATCAGCCAATTTCGCCGCATCGCACCACGTCTAGCCAACCGGATCCGAACCCCCTAAAATCGTCCGTTCACACCAAGCCTATTGATCAGTTTCAGGACAAAGGGAGATTTATCTCCGCCTAGGATCCTGAGACGAAGTCGCAGGGGGGGAACCGACGGGAGTGGCCCTTTGTCGAATCTCGGGTCCAAATGGGGAATTCGGTCTAATGTATTTTGGATTTGAATATTCCAATTATATATGTAAAATGGAGTTATGTATTCCAGATTGATTCAACCCATAAAGGAAAAAAGTTTTTTTCTTTTCGGCCCTCGTGGCACAGGGAAAACGACGTGGACGTCGAAGACATTCCCCAACGCCATCCGAATCGACCTCCTGGAATCCCGATTGTTCACCTCCCTCCTGGCGGATCCCCAATTGTTGGAGGAATGGATCCCTTCTGGACACGAGGGCCCGGTGGTTATTGATGAAATCCAGAAGGTGCCGGCTTTACTTAACGAAGTTCACCGTCTTATTGAAAAAAGACGATTGACTTTCATTCTAACGGGATCCAGTCCGCGGAAATTGCGTCGAGGGGGCGTCAACCTCCTGGCGGGAAGGGCGCTCACGTGTGCCATGCATCCACTCTCAGCCGTCGAAATGGGTAGCGATTTCAACCTGGAGCGTGCCTTGAAATTCGGGCTCCTTCCGGCTGTTCAAACCGAGCCCGACCCCATCCGCTTTTTGGCCAGTTATGTCAAAACATATTTGGACGAAGAAGTTCGCCAAGAAGGGCTCACCCGTCATCTGGATGCCTTCGCCCGATTTTTGGAAGCCGCAAGTTTTTCCCAGGGGTCCACATTGAACGTTTCTGTTGTCGCCCGCGAATGCTCTGTTCAACGAAAGGTCGTTGAAAACTATTTCACTATCTTATCCGATCTTCTCATTGCGCACCAAATCCCCGTTTTCACCAAACGTTCCAAGCGACGTTTGGTGAGCCACCCGAAATTTTATTTTTTCGACGTCGGAGTCTTCCGAACCATCCGCCCGGCAGGGATTTTAGACACACCGGAAGAAGCTGAAGGTCCCGCCCTGGAAACCCTTGTCCTTCAAAACATCATTGCTGTCAATGAAGCCTTAGATTTGGGCTATCAAATCTACTATTGGAGAACGTCTAACGGAACCGAAGTAGATTTAATTCTCTACGGGCCCCGCGGTTTTTTCGCCATCGAAGTCAAACGAAGCCGACGTCTCACCGAAGATTCGCTTGTTGGACTTCAATCCTTTACGAAGGACTACCCCAACGCAAAAGCCATACTTCTCTACGGAGGCCCCCACCACCTTCAAAAAGGGAACATTCATGTCTTGCCCTGCAAGGATTTTCTTCCCAATCTTCCATCCTACTTGAATGGAGGGATTAAACCTTAGGCGGGTTTTAGAACGCTTGCTGTGAGCTGGATCTGTTCTAATGTCACCATGGCCGGCTGAAAGGGGTCCCTTTCCCGCACCCCAGTTCAAATTCATTGACGATCCGGTCGAATTCCGGCTCAATTCTAAACCCCGTAAATGTCTGAATTCCAAACTCCTGCGGAAGCTCTAAAAGAGGCTTCTGTTGCACTTACTGGTTGAATTCACCCTCAATCCCGTTTAGAGTGAAACCGTGGAATTACCCGCCGAAGGAACTCATCAAAAAGAGGAACTGTGAAAGCCATATCTCCATGCGCAGGACTATATATCATTCCTTTCTTTATTAGACCGGCACGAAGGGGCCCCAAAGTGGAAAGCTTAACTTTCAATATATCTGCAATGTCACCCGTTCGGTAGGGACCAGGGCCCAACTCAGCCATCGCACGGAGATAATCTTTTTCTCGAGGGGTTAATCGGTCAAATCTAACACGGAAAAAGTTTTTATCCAGACGGTCTCTCACCATTTCTGTGGCATCACGGATTACGTTAAGGGTAATGGGGGAAGATTTGGCTAGATTCCACGCTTGATACCCCCACTCCTGAATAAAATAAGGGTAACCTTTTGTGAGCCGAAAGATTTCATTTATCGCCGAATGGTCAAATCTTTCCCCAGCTGCCACGACAGGCTCCTGAAGTGCTTTGGCTGTGTCTTTTTCACCCAAGGGCCCGATGTCTGGAAAATCAAAGAGTCGTTCTGCATAGGATTTTGAATCGCCCGCAAGGCCGGGGAGAATCGGCAGACCTGCACCCACAAGGATAAGAGGAAGCTGTCGTTGCTGC
This window of the Elusimicrobiota bacterium genome carries:
- a CDS encoding AAA family ATPase is translated as MDKLKNPFSPGAGSPPPELAGREWILEQARVLVGRIKAKRSEKSMLLTGLRGVGKTVLLNQIRRIAEKGNCRTILIEAHENKRLGQLLVPHLRELLYDIDRLKGVSDKVRRGIAVLKSFIGSIKVTLGEIEVGMDIEPARGTADSGDLEVDLPNVLVAIAQAAEEKNIVTAILIDEIQYMNQTELSALIMAMHKMQQRQLPLILVGAGLPILPGLAGDSKSYAERLFDFPDIGPLGEKDTAKALQEPVVAAGERFDHSAINEIFRLTKGYPYFIQEWGYQAWNLAKSSPITLNVIRDATEMVRDRLDKNFFRVRFDRLTPREKDYLRAMAELGPGPYRTGDIADILKVKLSTLGPLRAGLIKKGMIYSPAHGDMAFTVPLFDEFLRRVIPRFHSKRD
- a CDS encoding ATP-binding protein, which codes for MYSRLIQPIKEKSFFLFGPRGTGKTTWTSKTFPNAIRIDLLESRLFTSLLADPQLLEEWIPSGHEGPVVIDEIQKVPALLNEVHRLIEKRRLTFILTGSSPRKLRRGGVNLLAGRALTCAMHPLSAVEMGSDFNLERALKFGLLPAVQTEPDPIRFLASYVKTYLDEEVRQEGLTRHLDAFARFLEAASFSQGSTLNVSVVARECSVQRKVVENYFTILSDLLIAHQIPVFTKRSKRRLVSHPKFYFFDVGVFRTIRPAGILDTPEEAEGPALETLVLQNIIAVNEALDLGYQIYYWRTSNGTEVDLILYGPRGFFAIEVKRSRRLTEDSLVGLQSFTKDYPNAKAILLYGGPHHLQKGNIHVLPCKDFLPNLPSYLNGGIKP
- a CDS encoding AbrB/MazE/SpoVT family DNA-binding domain-containing protein, coding for MAKTIPMDRAGRIVLPKPIRDRLCLHEGDRLELESEGDQITLRIPKGATPLCREQGVWVYRSGKRTTESIPDLVDRSRNERLGIIEP
- a CDS encoding PIN domain-containing protein gives rise to the protein MNRFFDTSVLVATFWGDHPHHEASLHAFASTTKSTGACAAHSLAEVYAVLTRLPVRPVVAPADALLFIEEIQKRLTVVLLNERDYAETIKQTVDLSLAGGQIYDALILLAAEKIKAKTILTWNISQFRRIAPRLANRIRTP